A region of Haladaptatus caseinilyticus DNA encodes the following proteins:
- a CDS encoding aldehyde dehydrogenase family protein — translation MRQLYIDGDWTDSESDEGIDVDSPVTGEVIDTVPAASARDVRTAVEAARRAQRELEEMTAFERAAVLDEVTDYFEEHEDEIAELITREEGKPLHESYEETEYVIESSDDYGHDAIRLFGDVVPSEFRGRFAYTQREPYGPCAVISPWNFPLEVPGGSIYSAIATANPVVFKPAEETPLTAYHIAEAFDQSSLPDGAFNLITGAGETGAELVGHQDIRLIAFTGSTEVGRQIAKTAAERNAQCLLEMGGKDPIIVLDDADVDHAAESIVMGSNWNAGQVCCGTERVITTDGVHDALVEAVVEKTEALTLGDPFEEGTDVGPMVSKRIQQKVIDHVDDAVNQGAQLLAGGDTDGLFYTPAVLDSVNEQMDIATEETFGPVSPVIRVDDYEEAIEVANRSPYGLQAAIFTDSLERAHDAANRLKAGGVFINETNNYWERLLPFGGYGSSGSGGRYGSKWHLEAMTQTKAVMINYKDY, via the coding sequence ATGAGACAGTTATACATCGATGGAGATTGGACCGACTCCGAGTCCGACGAGGGCATCGACGTCGACTCACCAGTCACAGGAGAGGTCATCGATACCGTTCCTGCTGCATCCGCACGGGACGTACGAACGGCAGTCGAGGCCGCCCGCCGGGCACAACGCGAACTCGAGGAGATGACCGCGTTCGAACGTGCGGCAGTGCTCGACGAGGTGACCGATTACTTCGAGGAACACGAAGACGAGATCGCCGAACTCATCACGCGCGAGGAGGGGAAACCACTCCACGAATCATACGAGGAGACCGAATACGTCATCGAATCGAGCGACGACTACGGTCACGATGCGATCCGGTTGTTCGGCGACGTCGTTCCATCGGAGTTCAGAGGGCGGTTTGCATATACCCAGCGCGAGCCATACGGTCCGTGTGCGGTCATCAGCCCCTGGAACTTTCCCCTCGAAGTCCCCGGTGGAAGCATATATTCGGCCATCGCCACCGCGAATCCGGTCGTGTTCAAACCTGCCGAGGAGACGCCACTCACGGCGTACCATATCGCGGAAGCGTTCGACCAGTCGAGCCTTCCCGACGGTGCATTCAATCTCATCACGGGAGCAGGCGAAACCGGTGCGGAGTTGGTCGGCCATCAAGACATTCGACTGATCGCGTTTACCGGTAGTACCGAAGTCGGACGACAGATCGCCAAAACGGCCGCTGAGCGAAATGCACAGTGTCTGTTGGAGATGGGTGGAAAGGACCCGATCATCGTTCTCGACGACGCTGACGTGGATCATGCCGCCGAAAGCATCGTGATGGGGAGTAACTGGAATGCGGGGCAGGTTTGTTGCGGGACCGAGCGTGTCATCACGACCGATGGCGTCCACGATGCATTGGTCGAAGCCGTAGTAGAGAAGACCGAGGCCCTTACCCTGGGCGACCCCTTCGAGGAAGGAACTGATGTGGGACCGATGGTGAGCAAACGGATCCAGCAGAAGGTCATAGATCACGTCGATGATGCGGTAAATCAAGGAGCCCAGCTCCTGGCCGGTGGGGATACCGACGGTCTGTTTTACACCCCTGCGGTGTTGGATAGCGTAAACGAACAGATGGATATCGCTACAGAGGAGACGTTCGGACCGGTTTCACCGGTAATCCGCGTCGATGACTACGAAGAAGCGATCGAAGTCGCTAACCGTTCACCGTACGGTCTTCAAGCCGCGATCTTCACTGATTCCCTCGAACGTGCTCACGATGCTGCGAATCGGTTGAAAGCAGGCGGCGTGTTCATCAATGAAACCAACAACTACTGGGAACGGCTGCTTCCGTTCGGCGGATACGGAAGTAGCGGTTCTGGTGGTCGGTATGGAAGTAAATGGCACTTGGAAGCGATGACGCAAACGAAAGCAGTCATGATAAATTATAAGGATTACTGA
- a CDS encoding saccharopine dehydrogenase family protein, translating into MKIVTLGGCGAMGRATSRELAGNDDVELTIADADIDTAERLATDLPGTVETVQVDVTDHDHLVDVLTDSDVVANALPYAFNIDVMEACLEAEAHYLDLGGLYHKTQEQLELDDAFDDAELTAVLGIGASPGLTNVATAMGASRLDRVDAIHIRTGAKGGGDGFAYSAKTILDELTMNPVVFEDGEFKELDPLSGRETYTMPDPVGEVEGFHSIHSELATMPYTFDGVDTVDFRVAFSPDLVNICDVLIGLNLTSEEEIEFKDTTFTPREFLDWHLDQQPKPGAVEEWKSFRVDVTGEKDGEDTHYQYSVVVESRLDGWGLKATAVWTGVPMGIAAELVGRGEALETGAKPPEQALDPKQFIEELRQRDIVIDEKRVA; encoded by the coding sequence ATGAAAATCGTAACACTCGGTGGTTGTGGGGCGATGGGTCGTGCGACATCCCGTGAACTTGCAGGGAACGATGACGTCGAATTAACCATCGCAGACGCGGATATCGACACTGCGGAGAGGCTCGCTACGGACCTTCCGGGAACAGTCGAGACCGTGCAGGTCGATGTGACTGATCACGACCACCTCGTCGATGTCTTGACCGATTCGGATGTCGTCGCGAACGCGCTCCCGTATGCATTTAACATCGATGTGATGGAGGCGTGTCTCGAAGCGGAGGCGCACTACCTCGATCTCGGTGGACTCTATCATAAGACACAGGAACAACTCGAACTCGACGATGCGTTCGACGATGCGGAGCTCACTGCAGTTCTCGGGATCGGAGCGAGTCCGGGATTGACGAACGTCGCAACCGCAATGGGTGCGAGTCGTCTCGACCGTGTGGACGCGATTCACATTCGAACCGGCGCAAAGGGGGGCGGCGACGGATTCGCGTATTCAGCGAAGACGATTTTAGACGAGCTTACGATGAACCCAGTCGTCTTCGAGGACGGTGAGTTCAAGGAACTCGATCCCCTCTCCGGTCGGGAGACGTACACGATGCCGGACCCTGTCGGGGAGGTAGAAGGGTTTCACAGTATCCACTCGGAGCTAGCAACGATGCCATACACGTTCGACGGGGTCGACACCGTCGATTTCCGCGTCGCGTTCTCGCCCGACTTAGTGAACATCTGTGACGTACTCATCGGGCTGAATCTCACGAGCGAGGAGGAAATCGAATTCAAGGACACTACGTTCACACCCCGTGAATTCCTCGACTGGCACCTCGACCAACAACCGAAACCTGGCGCAGTCGAAGAGTGGAAGTCGTTCCGAGTGGACGTCACTGGCGAGAAAGACGGCGAGGATACTCATTATCAGTATTCCGTCGTCGTAGAATCACGGCTCGACGGTTGGGGACTGAAAGCCACCGCCGTCTGGACGGGCGTACCGATGGGTATTGCGGCGGAACTAGTCGGCCGTGGAGAAGCGCTCGAAACGGGAGCAAAGCCACCCGAGCAAGCTCTGGACCCCAAACAGTTCATCGAGGAGCTGCGACAACGTGATATCGTCATTGACGAGAAGAGAGTGGCGTAA
- a CDS encoding VOC family protein — protein MGELNAHHFGVTVTDLDRAVEFYRDVLNLSVLDRFTVSGTSFSTAVAVDGATGRFAHLSAGTARVELIEYEPTGEKRGESAINEPGAKHLGLEVDDIDTFFETLPRNVESLSKPQTTESGSRILFLRDPDGNLIELIET, from the coding sequence ATGGGTGAATTAAATGCGCATCACTTTGGTGTGACTGTGACGGACCTTGACCGCGCTGTGGAATTTTATCGTGATGTCCTCAACCTGAGTGTTCTTGACCGGTTTACCGTTTCCGGAACGTCGTTCTCGACAGCGGTTGCCGTTGACGGTGCAACTGGACGATTTGCGCATTTGAGCGCCGGGACTGCGCGAGTCGAACTGATCGAATACGAGCCAACAGGAGAAAAGCGGGGAGAAAGTGCGATCAATGAGCCCGGAGCAAAACATCTTGGTCTGGAAGTCGATGACATCGACACGTTTTTCGAGACGCTTCCGAGGAACGTGGAATCGCTAAGTAAACCACAGACGACGGAAAGCGGATCACGGATCTTGTTCCTCCGGGATCCCGATGGAAACCTCATCGAACTTATCGAAACGTAA